From Amphiprion ocellaris isolate individual 3 ecotype Okinawa chromosome 2, ASM2253959v1, whole genome shotgun sequence, a single genomic window includes:
- the erich3 gene encoding glutamate-rich protein 3 translates to MSHPNPGLISAYNSLTDKHLAGYFSNTRIRRHLQRAGLITRSGRIVPDKEYRHKLIQRAHQRHVRECLAQAIFHKVLEMERLHQIEIKRKLEEFARRERVHKIKVERSKRYEEDIIRILSPRPPTGARGIRKQHSGPEGEHSESSESPSSSRPNTAPGKMQRPVRLKPIHSNSTTASIRRSSPYTLLESSHDNNHSLNCTMDKESRRRFTTAEASHGISPYCLPVINNFVTPVPPTTKRKERGVKVSRSSTIRGRRLRPTTASSGDVTEDPPLLRSSVHQSRVVVNMVYFGKSVHLSHEMTDMRDEVKVFQQHCGGENLCVFKGKLLEGETFQFISRRHRGFPFSLTFFLNGLQVERLSSCCEFKHRKGSRLGGRHGHFGFSGVEGASPCYKCIIAMGLDKKPTPPPKRVRENIEREESVNSPKDAPETEMERTGEDAASQSECETSQPQDHMETQVEEETAPEEDKVRDDYEEDFEADDEAPAEDDVKEEKSPSPAIETEKQATEKDISETEDNEKDEDIKSRSGSSFSGSDQEESDAEDTKEEEKAEQPKEVNPEETVAPPDEKDEPNPDEAAATEGESAVVKDSDIQDSAGDSTEIDISETSVPSGNENRQSNDTSGGKDAEKTAEDNKPEEEQERAKSVQEKLAEAILKESQCSSEPELSDTSTEEEEDSSDKGPKQDNKDAVPEKLVTFTDQPQTLVDPTKREESETGEGEVAQEQEETPETKEQKDEEPHENSDDTKDEKVSEVEEDEKAGEEEKSEDAGESLHPVNEENAAQDDKTTDPLEETPTEPPDAEAAEEDEGEEGKTDIQHDETGHGGKSGEEDESSVSEPNKKADETADNAEAEAMTASETMEMKAESSEEQEALSHEEAPVADTEERQQDDGEDRAAASETEVTAEDSSSSPEGSGDTIVEKTVETSTENTKKDDLKEEGTDASQDDTRQERCEGEETMENSVEVDEKVEEQKAEEEEQTHIHPDKTEKDENTEERDDETNRTEEEGKDESKEDETIDRMENTAEGADSDTNTEGKQNEAENTPVEEETVANEEKVEEPEKTEKDETSEYVENKNDEQQSEEKGADTANEGEDRSETNTAVEDKNDVAEKSKHKAEQSETKEDENGDECEEIKDDKTVGEEGEKSAITEELEKSEDADLDKDNGKKYSENVVESEDIGDGEAADGTKTTEEVLHNVKEAENVKRETERANNSSEKGEIDAENGEISIGAESKPREDEGDDLKVAENGEEVRQREEHTEDEITDRKEVTVESEKDEAGEVDPDANLVDTEAKKEDESAEKQYELTKNESEPETSGVEMKDPKLDDQTGIEETEEDENGNKSDVDNENKESGLIENNNVQNIINEVIVVAACSEDLEQSSAPVAVDLDTAQHLDEQNKEPVAKFETEKNLHSDENKAGVSDVSAADVENGADAEEASRASEEGASVLLKPQAQNKEADKAEQSVAFSKDIPEVLPREDNSDLVTNWVNMHQASKYFETFVEPLEDLREEISDTEGSKSNKEETQSSELQRSESPGEMVRMSEDEEQKLKDETEPTDKTKVKAVESDLDSIHARDEPCENVAVKDAPQVEEKIIPKAETEQSDTESENRQGMRSEEHKESRGSIQEAQDAPVQGISEENGVSETKVESISGSHHSGASGKPESVPENQTDEKTTENDPEMKALQLSVKPEEHQDSKSPEGVKDIIETSEKPDEPSREVTEITNFATSKSDDGSLEESHGGETQTKVSDGSFSRDRRDVQLIQDIKHTLSKDRLSSFSVDETLFGRSSYPLLTPARTESGH, encoded by the exons CCGAGCTCGTCTCGACCCAACACGGCTCCGGGGAAGATGCAGCGACCGGTTCGCCTGAAGCCGATCCATAGTAACAGCACCACGGCTTCAATCAGACGCAGCTCCCCGTACACACTCCTGGAGTCCTCACATGACAACAACCACTCACTCAACTGCACT ATGGACAAAGAGTCCCGCAGACGTTTTACCACAGCAGAGGCCTCACACGGCATCTCGCCCTACTGCCTCCCAGTCATCAACAACTTTGTCACCCCGGTGCCTCCAACCACCAAGAGGAAAGAGCGAGGTGTCAAAGTGAGTCGCAGCAGCACCATCAGAGGCCGCAGACTGCGACCGACCACCGCCTCCAGTGGAGACGTCACAGAG GACCCTCCACTGCTGAGGAGCTCAGTTCACCAGAGCAGAGTGGTTGTTAACATGGTGTACTTTGGCAAATCAGTGCATCTCTCCCATGAAATGACTGACATGAGGGACGAGGTCAAAGTGTTTCAGCAGCACTGTGGAGGAGAAAACCTGTGTGTCTTCAAGGGAAAGCTGCTTGAGGGAG AGACTTTCCAGTTTATTTCAAGGCGACACAGAGGTTTTCCCTTCAGCTTGACCTTCTTCCTGAACGGGCTGCAAGTGGAGCGGCTGAGCTCCTGCTGCGAGTTCAAACACAGGAAAGGCTCCCGACTGGGTGGCAGACATGGACACTTTGGTTTCTCCGGCGTAGAGGGAGCATCTCCCTGCTACAA gtGCATCATAGCAATGGGGCTGGACAAAAAGCCAACTCCTCCACCCAAGAGGGTCAGAGAGAACATAGAACGAGAAGAATCGGTCAACAGCCCAAAAGATGCACCAGAGACGGAGATGGAGAGGACTGGTGAGGACGCTGCCTCCCAGTCAGAGTGTGAAACCAGTCAGCCACAGGACCACATGGAGACCCAAGTCGAAGAAGAAACAGCACCTGAAGAGGACAAAGTCAGAgatg ATTATGAAGAAGACTTTGAAGCAGATGATGAAGCTCCTGCAGAAGATGATGTGAAAGAAGAGAAATCCCCATCTCCAGCCATCGAAACTGAAAAACAGGCTACAGAGAAAGATATCTCTGAGACTGAAGACAATGAAAAGGATG AAGACATAAAGTCTCGTTCGGGCTCCAGCTTCTCCGGCAGTGATCAGGAGGAAAGCGACGCTGAAGACaccaaagaggaagaaaaggcaGAGCAACCAAAAGAAGTCAATCCAGAGGAAACTGTTGCTCCACCAGATGAAAAAGACGAACCAAATCCAGATGAAGCCGCCGCCACTGAGGGAGAATCTGCTGTGGTCAAAGACTCGGACATTCAGGACAGTGCCGGCGACAGCACCGAGATCGACATCTCCGAGACCAGTGTCCCCTCAGGGAACGAAAACAGACAGAGCAATGACACTTCAGGAGGCAAAGATGCTGAGAAAACCGCAGAGGACAACAAACctgaggaggaacaggagagaG CCAAATCTGTGCAGGAGAAGCTGGCAGAAGCCATACTGAAGGAGTCGCAGTGCAGCTCTGAGCCTGAACTGAGTGACACCAGcactgaagaggaagaagattcCTCGGATAAAGGCCCCAAACAGGACAACAAAG ACGCAGTTCCCGAGAAACTTGTCACATTTACAGATCAACCGCAGACCCTCGTAGACCCGACAAAACGTGAGGAAAGTGAAACAGGTGAAGGTGAGGTGGCACAGGAGCAAGAAGAGACACctgaaacaaaagaacagaaagatGAAGAGCCTCATGAGAACAGTGATGACACCAAAGATGAGAAGGTCAGTGAGGTTGAGGAGGATGAAAAGgctggagaggaggagaaatcAGAGGATGCAGGCGAATCTCTGCATCCTGTAAATGAAGAGAACGCGGCACAGGATGACAAGACCACAGATCCTCTTGAAGAAACGCCGACTGAACCCCCTGATGCTGAGGCtgcagaggaagatgaaggcgAGGAGGGGAAAACTGACATTCAGCACGACGAGACGGGGCATGGGGGAAAAAGCGGAGAAGAGGATGAGTCATCGGTATCAGAGCCGAATAAAAAGGCCGATGAGACAGCAGATAATGCGGAGGCGGAGGCGATGACAGCAAGCGAGACAATGGAGATGAAAGCGGAGTCCTCAGAGGAGCAAGAGGCCCTCAGCCATGAAGAGGCACCTGTAGCCGACACAGAGGAGAGGCAGCAGGATGATGGCGAGGACAGAGCTGCAGCATCAGAAACTGAAGTTACAGCAGAAGATTCGAGCAGCTCGCCAGAGGGGAGCGGAGACACCATAGTGGAAAAAACAGTAGAAACAAGTAcggaaaatacaaaaaaagatgaTCTTAAGGAAGAAGGAACGGATGCTAGCCAGGATGACACTCGACAAGAAAGATGTGAGGGAGAAGAGACAATGGAAAACTCTGTGGAAGTAGATGAAAAGGTAGAGGAGCAGAAAGCTGAAGAGGAAGAACAAACTCATATACATCCagataaaacagagaaagatgAAAATACAGAGGAAAGAGAtgatgaaacaaacagaacagaggAAGAGGGTAAAGATGAAAGTAAGGAAGATGAAACGATAGACAGAATGGAAAACACTGCAGAGGGAGCTGATAGTGACACAAATACTGAAGGAAAGCAAAATGAAGCTGAGAACACCCCGGTTGAGGAGGAGACAGTCGCAAATGAAGAGAAGGTGGAAGAAccagagaagacagaaaaagatgagACTAGTGAATATGTCGAGAATAAAAATGATGAGCAACAATCTGAAGAAAAGGGAGCTGATACAGCTAATGAGGGTGAAGACAGAAGTGAGACAAACACAGCTGTAGAAGACAAAAACGATGTGGCAGAAAAGTCCAAGCACAAAGCTGAGCAGAGTGAAACCAAGGAGGATGAAAATGGTGACGAATGTGAAGAGATAAAAGATGATAAGACTgtaggagaagaaggagaaaaatctGCCATTACAGAAGAACTCGAGAAGAGTGAAGATGCAGACTTGGATAAAGATAATGggaaaaaatattctgaaaatgtagTTGAGTCAGAGGATATCGGTGATGGTGAAGCAGCAGATGGGACTAAAACAACTGAAGAAGTGCTACACAATGTGAAAGAGGCTGAAAATGTgaagagagagactgagagagcCAATAACAGCAGTGAAAAGGGAGAAATTGATGCTGAAAACGGAGAGATTTCCATTGGAGCTGAGAGCAAACCTCGTGAGGATGAGGGAGATGACTTGAAAGTAGCAGAGAACGGTGAAGAAGTAAGACAAAGAGAGGAACATACTGAAGATGAGATCACAGATAGAAAAGAAGTAACTGTGGAGTCTGAAAAAGATGAGGCCGGTGAGGTTGATCCTGATGCTAATCTGGTAGATACTGAAGCTAAGAAAGAGGATGAAAGTGCAGAAAAGCAGTATGAATTAACTAAAAACGAGTCAGAACCAGAAACATCTGGTGTGGAAATGAAAGATCCTAAATTAGATGACCAAACAGGCATTGAGGAaacagaagaagatgaaaatgGCAACAAGTCCGAtgttgataatgaaaataaagagtCAGGCTTGATCGAAAACAACAACGTCCAGAATATCATCAATGAGGTGATAGTTGTAGCAGCATGTTCAGAAGATCTGGAACAGTCGTCTGCTCCAGTGGCTGTTGATTTAGATACTGCCCAACACTTAGATGAACAGAACAAGGAGCCGGTTGCAAAGTTtgaaactgagaaaaacctCCATAGTGATGAAAATAAAGCCGGTGTTTCAGACGTCTCTGCTGCTGATGTAGAAAACGGAGCCGACGCCGAGGAGGCGAGCCGGGCCTCAGAGGAAGGAGCAAGTGTTCTGCTCAAACCTCAAGCCCAAAACAAGGAGGCCGATAAAGCAGAACAGAGCGTCGCCTTCAGTAAAGACATTCCAGAGGTCTTACCGAGAGAAGACAACTCAGATCTGGTCACAAACTGGGTGAACATGCACCAAGCGTCCAAGTATTTCGAGACGTTCGTCGAACCTTTAGAAGATCTGAGGGAGGAGATTTCAGACACCGAAGGATCAAAATCTAATAAAGAAGAGACACAATCTTCAGAGCTGCAAAGATCAGAGAGTCCAGGTGAGATGGTGAGGATGTCTGAAGATGAAGAGCAGAAGCTCAAAGATGAAACCGAGCCAACGGACAAAACCAAAGTGAAAGCTGTGGAGTCGGATCTCGACAGCATCCATGCTAGAGATGAGCCATGTGAGAATGTAGCTGTCAAAGATGCACCACAAGTGGAGGAGAAGATAATACCAAAAGCAGAGACTGAACAAAGTGATACAGAATCTGAAAACAGGCAAGGCATGAGGTCAGAAGAGCATAAAGAAAGCAGGGGATCTATTCAAGAGGCTCAAGATGCACCAGTGCAAGGAATCAGTGAGGAAAATGGTGTCTCTGAAACCAAAGTGGAAAGTATCTCAGGTAGTCATCACTCAGGGGCCAGCGGCAAACCTGAGAGTGTTCCTGAGAACCAAACTGATgagaaaaccacagaaaatgaCCCAGAAATGAAAGCTCTCCAACTTTCTGTCAAACCAGAAGAACATCAAGATTCAAAGAGTCCTGAAGGAGTGAAAGATATCATTGAAACATCAGAAAAACCAGATGAACCGAGTCGAGAAGTTACAGAAATAACCAACTTTGCAACATCAAAGTCGGACGATGGAAGCCTAGAGGAGTCTCACGGCGGAGAAACCCAAACCAAAGTGTCCGATGGGAGTTTCAGCAGAGACAGAAGAGACGTTCAGCTGATCCAAGACATCAAACACACCCTCAGCAAAGACCGACTGAGCAGTTTCTCCGTGGACGAAACTCTGTTCGGTCGGAGCTCGTATCCGTTACTGACGCCTGCCAGGACTGAGAGCGGACATTAG